The sequence tcaaaagtcttcccttccaataaacgattggaatgagttagagaagaagactttcactttaaacgcttaggctatgaatgtcttattttgtgttttagataaaaacgagttcaatcgtatgtctatttatgaaacagcttttgatatttggcacacacttgaagtggctCACGAAGGCACTTGTAaagtgaatgagtcaaaaattaatcttttagtgcatacttatgagttattttggatgaaaccaagtgagaccattagagacatatacacccgatttacggatgtcataaatagtctaaaaggacttagtaaaagtttctcgaattttgaacttgttaataaaatcttaagatctcttccaaagagttgggatcataaagtaacggtcattcaagaggccaatgatttaaataactttcctctcgaagaactaattgggtcactgatgacctatgagatgacttgtaatgttcatgaagagtttgagaataaccttccaaagaataggaaggatatggcactaagaactcaagaagaccacttgaaagaaaattcaagtgatgaggaccttgatgatgacttggcactcttaacaagaaagtttaaaattcataaaaagaaataaatttagaaatgatactaaaaataaatttgaacccaaaaaagaacaagtcatatgctacaAATATAAGAagctaggacatttcaaaagcgaatgtccccaagtaaaaaagaaataaccaaagaaaaaaaaggctcttaaagtaacgtggaacgactcaagtgcattcgaaaaagaggagcaaaccaacaccgagtaaggtgctcactatgcgctaatggctattggagatgaggtaagtagttcattagatgcaagtttatcttttggTGAATTACTAagcatttttcatgatttattcgataaatataaattagttagcaaaaaatataaattattaaaaaaaggagtATgcctctcttattagtgattttgatagactaaaaattgagtatGATAGTCTAGCTCCTTGTAGAAAATGCaatgaattagaaacgcttaaaaagaaaatttcacaactacatgaaaccttagaaaaatttgaaatatgtagcaaatctttaaacataatTCTTATAAGTaaaaatcatgttcatagaaaagatggaatcggctttgtgagtaacactcataaaaatttaaccatctttgttaaaggttcaactttacatgtttcacctcaaaataaatgcaacttttgttgtaaaattGGATATATTGCTtatcaatgtccatttaagaaatatagttcACACAAtttaatttggattcctaaaggaaccgtaaagaactccatgcaaaatgataagttaagtcgatcgattttttaggcacccaaggtcaaatgggtacctaaaaatcattcttttttgtagaaatatttaccatcacaagctaggagtaagagatggtacattgttagtagatgctcaaggcatataactagAGATCCATTTCAattatctaagctcactagcctagacgaaggatatgtcacattcggagacaacaagggtaaaatcattggcaaaggaactataggtaacaaatcaaacttttttattgaagatgtgttgttggttgatggcttaaagcataaccttttgagcattagtcaattgtgtgataaagaatacatcattagatttgaatccaatgcttgcattattgaaaaaccatacaaaaacacatctatgattgttctaaaataaaataatgtatacactatcgacattgatgatttttgtaatgaaatgtatttttcgattttgaatgatgatgcttggctttggcataggagattaggccatgctagtatgaaactaatctctcaaatctcatctaaaaaacttataagaggaattcttcacattaagttcgttaaagacaatgtgtgtaatgtatgtcaactaggaaaacaaataaaaaatagttttaaaccaaagaatcaaataagcacctctaggccattgtaattaatccatatagacatgtttgaactaattgctacatgaaacctaggaggtagcaaatacgtctttgtcatcatggacgattatagtagatatacttggacttacttattggcacacaaaagtgattgctttaggtatttttctaagtattgtaaacttattcaaaattaaaagtattttatgatttcatcaattcaaagtaatcatgatggtgaatttcaaaaccgtgatcataacaaatagggcaggatccattagggttaagttgatatgtgggtctctataaataagagggaaccaaacacccataggctagagaggtttttggttgtcacctcctattctcttctctccttctcctcctctaggTGCATAGATTTGGGTAGTGAAGCGAGGAGCGTCGttgtagccctattgtgtggatcaccgctagagaggaggacgcttgacttctTTCATCCTATCCTATAAAtctataaggattcagggatatacgatctccctaggtaaaatataatcttttatatatacaaTTTTCGATTTTatagattttgcgcactaatcttcgcacgacgatgaacatctttttgggaaatctgataattttattttctgttcttctactgcgcatgttatgttgcccctagatttctctATAGTAAAGCTGTTGATCTTCGTCCGTTAGAAAAAAAATCGATAGTGGTAGCCGATGgtgtcgagtgaagaggaatcgggagtgagcATATGTcacaacgattgaaccactataaatcggtttgtatttactttatatttattattattattattataaactaatttacttattcactatgcttacaaatatttttaagttaaacattttggcacacaaaagtgattgctttaggtatttttctaagtattgtaaacttattcaaaattaaaagtattttatgatttcatcaattcaaagtaatcatgatggtgaatttcaaaaccgtgatcataacaaatagggcaggatccattagggttaagttgatatgtgggtctctataaataagagggaaccaaacacccataggctagagaggtttttggttgtcacctcctattctcttctctccttctcctcctctaggTGCATAGATTTGGGCAGTGAAGCGAGGAGCGTCGttgtagccctattgtgtggatcaccgctagagaggaggacgcttgacttctTTCATCCTATCCTATAAAtctataaggattcagggatatacgatctccctaggtaaaatataatcttttatatatataattttcgattttatagattttgcgcactaatcttcgcacgacgatgaacatctttttgggaaatctgataattttattttctgttcttctactgcgcatgttatgttgcccctagatttctctATAGTAAAGCTGTTGATCTTCGTCCGTTAGAAAAaaaatcgatagtggaagccgatggtgtCGAGTGAAGATGAATCGGGAGTGAGCATATGTcacaacgattgaaccactataaatcggtttgtatttactttatattttttactattattattataaactaatttacttattcactatgcttacaaatatttttaagttaaacattttggcacacaaaagtgattgctttaggtatttttctaagtattgtaaacttattcaaaattaaaagtattttatgatttcatcaattaaaagtaatcatgatggtgaatttcaaaaccgtgatcataacaaatagggtaggatccattagggttaagttgatatgtgggtctctataaataagagggaaccaaacacccataggctagagaggtttttggttgtcacctcctattctcttctctccttctcctcctctaggTGCATAGATTTGGGTAGTGAAGCGAGGAGCGTCGttgtagccctattgtgtggatcaccgctagagaggaggacgcttgacttctTTCATCCTATCCTATAAAtctataaggattcagggatatacgatctccctaggtaaaatataatcttttatatatacaaTTTTCGATTTTatagattttgcgcactaatcttcgcacgacgatgaacatctttttgggaaatctgataattttattttctgttcttctactgcgcatgttatgttgcccctagatttctctATAGTAAAGTTGTTGATCTTCGTCCGTTAGAAAAaaaatcgatagtggaagccgatggtgtcgagtgaagaggaatcgggagtgagcATATGTcacaacgattgaaccactataaatcggtttgtatttactttatatttattattattattattataaacgaatttacttattcactatgcttacaaatatttttaagttaaacattttttcaatataaattttatcgaacgaaatttttCGACCTCCGCCCCCCACTCAGTGCCAAAATGGTCCTAACAATGACAATCAAAAAAGAGATAGTGCGGTGAAGACAATGACCAATGGGGCagagactaaagaatatattatctaaaatagtACGGTGAAGACAATGATGGGCGgagaccaaagataatatcatcatttataaaataaaaaatactaaataatccataaataaaatattttaaataaaaaataaaattgaggGTTTTTTAGAATAAAAGAATCTTTAAGTAGGGACCAGTGATGGATAGGGTCCACATGTTTCATCGTACTTATTTTTCAAATCGGAATTTGTCTCAAATTGACTTGGTGAATCGAATTTAGTGCTCAGTCATCCTCACCTCCACTAATATAAGGTCAATTGAAACTTTTCTGATGCTTTCACATGCTAAATATATAGTTTAATTTGAGGATCAttgattaattatttatattatttttttataattaaaattcatTCAAGTTATCTATAATTTCAGACAATCGATATGATCATTGGGCTCTTAACGAAGCCCTAATGAATAGAAGAGGGATGATTTACATAAAGACATCTAAAATCTTTTTGCTCTTGATTTTATAATTTAGTTTTGATCTTCAATTGCTGATAGAGACACTTTGCACGTGTGACCGAAcagtttattaattattttaatcagGTCCATTAAGTATAAGGcatgaataaaaaaaagaatatatcaatTATCCTGTAATTCATTATATTCTATTTCGGATATGATTGATTATTCGATAAAATATCCGAGTAATGCAAACCTAAATCTGACTTTATATTTTTACAGGTACATGCTTCCGATTTAGTTGGTGATATTAATTCCAAGATGTCTATAGGGAGTAAAAGCGTAAAGTCGCTTCGAGTTTCTACCATTCAAAAGTGACaatattaattaaatataaaatagaagaaaaaaaaataaaagaaaataaaaaaaaatgaggcAATAAGGCAGCGTAACAGAGATACCGTGGGACTCGGTCTCCGTCAGGAATCGCCAAGGCCAAGTGGTGAGAATGACGCCGTGAAATCCAGGGCGCTGACAACAAAAGCTTTCGCCCATAAGTCTCTCTCTCATGGTCGGTCGAGCGCCACTGATCTCTTCTACTTCCGATCCCCAATCACTAGACTCCATCGCTTCTCTCCTCGGTCCCTTTCCATCACCTACCCACTCGTCTTCAGGCGTCTCTCGCTCGTCCAGTATGCATAATCATAGCCCGTCGCTCCTCCTGAACCGGACCGGGAGCTTCCGGGCCGACGCGCTGGGCCACACCGCCCTCCACCTCGTCGGCAACCTCTGCTTCGCCCTCTTCGTCGTCGGCGTGCTCGCCTTCAGCATCATTGCCGCCACCTACCGCCCAGACGACCCCCTCCTTCTCCCCTCCTCCCCCTCCGCGGCCTCCTCCAAGATCACCGCCTTCCTCACCTCCTCCACCAACGCTACCTTCCGCCCCGATGACGCCCCCCTCCGCACCGGTGAGGACTTCCTGAACGCCTCCTCGTCCTCCGCTTCCACCGATGACCCCGCTGCCATCCACCTCGCCGACCTCCCCGACTCCAACACTTCTTCCGCCGCCGCGACGGCCGCCGGCGGGGACAGCACCGACTGTGACGACGCCGCCCCCATCAACTGCGCCGACCCGGAGGTCTTCCACCTAATGATGCGCGCCACCATCGAGTCCTTCCGCGACGTCCACTTTTACCGCTTCGGCAAGCCGGTgcgcggcggcgacggcggcggcggttCCTGCGACATGGCCTGGCGGTTCCGCCCCAAGGACGCCAAGCGCGCCGGCTTCTACAAGGACTACCGCCGGTTCGAGATCACACGCTCACGCGGCTGCGTTTATTCCATCGTCAGGATCGGCGACTACCACACTGGCGTCAATGCCCGAAAGAAGAAGAAACCGAAAAAGGGCGCTAACGACGGCGCCGGCGAGTTCGCGATAAATAAGATCCCTATCTCATCGCAGGCCTCGGTCCCGCTCGTCGTCCCCGTGGTTGGCGAGTCCGTGAACGACTCCCTTCCGGTGGTCGAGTCCGAGGGCAAGTTCAGCAGCAGCAGGTACCTGATATACTCTGGCGGGGGTGATCGGTGCAAGAATATGAACCATTACCTGTGGAGCTTCCTCTGCGCACTGGGCGAAGCCCAGTACCTGAACCGGACCCTCGTCATGGACCTCACCATTTGCCTCTCGTCCAAGTACTCGTCCACGAATCAGGACGAGGAGGGCAAGGATTTCAGGTTCTACTTCGACTTCGAGCACTTGAGGGACTCCGCCTCGGTCCTCGACCAGCGCCAGTTCTGGAACGATTGGGCGCTGTGGCAGAAGAAGGACAAGCTCAGCCTCCACCTCGTCGAGGACTTGAGGATCACGCCCATGAAGCTCGCCAAGGTGAAGGGCACCCTGATCATGCGCAAGTTCGGGGCCGTCGAGCCGGACAACTACTGGTACCGGGTCTGCGAAGGGGAGACGGAGTCGGTGATCCAGCGGCCATGGCACCTCATCTGGAAATCTCCCCGCTTGATGGACATAGTCTCCGGCATTGCTTCGAGATTGAAGTGGGATTTCGACTCGGTCCACGTGGTGAGGGGGGAGAAGGCGAGCAACACCCAGCAGTGGCCTAATTTGGCCGCGGACACTTCCCCGGAGGCCCTGCTGTCGACGCTCAGGGACAAGATCGAAGGCGGAAGGCACCTGTACATCGCGACCAATGAGCCCGACACCTCCTTGTTCGATCCACTCAAGGACAAGTACTCCACTCATTTTCTCGACGATTTCAAAGACCTGTGGGGGGAGAATAGCGATTGGTACGAGGAAACAAAGAAGCTAAACAATGGGATTCCGGTGGAGTTCGACGGGTACATGAGGGGAGAAGTGGACACAGAGGTGTTTCTGAGGGGCAAGAAGCAGCTGGAGACCTTTAACGATCTCACCGGCGATTGCAAAGATGGGGTCAATACTTGTCGCACAGCCTCTTGAATGGCTTGCGGATCAACTGGTATGGTAGGATTTTGAAGAGATCTCCAATTTTAGCTGATTCAGGTTTGTGAGTTGCAGGGTCAGTCAGTCGGTGGACATTACATCTCATCACAGTATGTCAGGTTATGCCATGAAcgctgtttcttttctttttctttctttctttctttcatcacCCTCAAAAGTGTTGTGTATCAGACAGATCACAGCTTTCTTTCGACTTACTTGGGTGCATCAAGATTAGTTGATATGTTGAGATCTCGAAGAGCTCTTCAAATTAAACTGATTCGGATCGGTAAGCTGCAAGCCACATTGCTGTTGTATTCAACATTCATCGGATCTTGTCATATGTTAGGGTATGTATGTCAAGCTTACTGGTTAGCCTAAATaattttttccttccttttttttttcccccatGATCACGCATCAAGATCACGGCTTTTACTCAACTTAAGTGCATTGCATCAGGCTCATTACGCAGGATCATTATGCTTCTTATTGACAAGTAGTAATTTAATCGATCATTCACACTAAGGATGGCCTCTTCTTATTAGACACTCAAATTATGTTTACAAGGGTTCTTAAGTTGTGATCGGCATACTTTTTCTTGTTACTACCAGCAGTGTTTTGAATGTACCAACTGGTATTGTGGTATCATGCTTTTTACATGATAAATATGCCACGACCTTCGTCTAAAGTAATGGTGTCTTGACGTGGCTGATCTGTAACACATCTGGATGTAAGAAGAGCCTCGAGACGAAGGGTTAGATGAGCCTTTTGGACAGTGTGGTTTTCACGCCAAGTAAATGAATCTATTATCACATTTAGTCGGATTGCGACAATGGTATTAGGGTGAATATAGTATTAAGAATTTTGATGGTCCAATTAAGAAATGATTGTCGTAGATGGACGGGCCACTATTAGGATGGGCCTCATGTGGATCGGTGATTTGGGCTATGTTTGAGTCTTGATGTGGAAGGAGATGAGTGGATTTGTAATGGCTTGATGGGTTTGTTATTATTAACTTGGACTTGCATTTTCGTGCTGTCTGATCGTAGATCTATCGAGTTAATTAGTAATCTGTCTTATCACATGCAGCTGTGACATGATGGGTCTACAAAGAAAGGTGTATGAATGCACGTTTTTTGTTCTTTGGCTGTGGAGCAACAGCGTGgactccttttttgctctctctctctctctctctctctctctctctctctcatgctttTTTGAAGATCTGTCCGTGAAATGTTTCCTGAACACAAGTTTCTTTATAACCTGTGGTCTGCCAACCTCCTTTGGAGATCATATGCAGGTTGCTTTTAGCTTTGATGCAGTTACTTTGACAGATCACACTTGTTTTTGCTTCATCCATCGCCATGATCACGGGAACTACTTTGTCATCCTCCAACCTGATGTGTATGATGACTAAGAACTCTTAATGTGTATGCGAGTCCTACCCAAATTCTATACAATGCAAACCAACACAAAAAGTGATGCTTACGACTACCCATCTCTCTCCTCTTCATCCCCATCCCGCAGAGAACAGGAAATAATTCTGATTTGTGACCACAATTTTAAATTGCACTGCAACGTTGCTTTCTTGGTTTCGTCCATGCTTTTATTGTCTCGTGTGATGTCTCCGACGGTGTTTTGAAAGGAACCAGTGATTCATCTGTGGATCACAAGCTCGTTGTTTTACTCTTCTTTTTCGAGTGAATGCTCCTCTGCTGTTTTATGGTTCGTGGTCATGGATTAGACTGACACACGACGTGATCCATGCTCCTAAATAATGGTAAGAAATCGATGAACCACTTGTCTGGGATCTTCTATGATGACTCGAGCAATTTTGTGTACCCAATTCAATGGGATCTTCTACTAAATCCATAGTTTATTTAACTGTGAATAATGAAATATTAAAGTGAATGACAGCGAATAAATCTTCCAATCACAATGAACCAGTGATCGAACAATCAAAAGCAAGGTTTGTATCGAACAGGTCCAGCAAGACTAAATTACCTTGCGAAAAAGAATACCGAATGAGATTAGATTAGATCGGGGGAATAGACAATAAGCACTTGAAAACTAGGATAGCTTGCAAatgggggagggagggagggagaaagCCATGTGTCTCGGATGCCTTGCTTGCACCACCAACTAATAATGGTGGCACGAGAGGCATACAGGAGAAGAGTTGGCCTCGTGTTGCCCTTACGTGCCCCTCACTATCACTCTAAACAGCAATTCCTTACGCCAAGAATCTGCCCTCCTTAATCCACCACTCTTCTTCGCCCACCCCTCGTTGACTCCCCACCCACAACTCACAGCGCATCTCTTGGCACAATGACACATCGCCGGATTACGTCCACGGATTCCTTAACTCAGATGTGCATTTAGGTTAGAGGTCAAAATACTACAAGCAATTGCTATGCTGTTGTTCTCTATCGACTGTAGGGACAGAGAAGAGGGGAGAGGATGGTTTCCTGGTGTGGTGAGAGatatgtgggggggggggggggggggggggctgctTACACCGCGGCCACTACTGCTTGTCACGACCATCTTTAAACTGGTCCTTTTCAGAGGAACAGTCGGGACTCCTTTCGAAGCAGTTTGAGAACAAGCAAAGCTGTGTGTTATGTTAGTAGCAGCACATGGAATACTCCTCTTATCGAATTCCTTTCGTCTCCAATGGAACACCAACCACTAAAAGCTGTGATGCAAGAATAAGTTGCGCATTTTATGTGGTTTCAGTCTTCCACCCCCAGTCCTGTCCTCAAGAATCGTGGCTCAAAAGCAATGGGTCTCTTGTTTTGGGACTTTTTTGTGGAAGTAGCATGCTTTTGCTGTGGTCCAACAAAACAACATATGTTTATGATCTTATATCCTTCTGTCATTACCGTGGCATCAGGCATCGAGTCCACGCTAACCAACATAGAATCCCTTCATCGATCCGTCTTCACTTGATACCAATCCCACATGCGAGATGATAGTGCTATTAGACTTGGTTTACTCTTCTTCTGGCCTTTGCTTCGGTCACATTTAATCCTTGTGTGAGGGAATCAATGAGCTTGGCTACGGAAGAGCATAAGACTAAATCAAAGTTACTGTTGTCAGTGGGCGAATGGGGTGACTCTTGACTTCGCTATTCCCTCTATAAATAAGACTCCAACAACCCATTCCCGATGTATATACATATCCACATCGCTCCCACTTCCATCCCACACTCTTTCTTCTACTTCCACCCGTATCTCCGTCTCTCTGTTTTTGGCCTCTTGAGGGAGAATAGAGCGATGGATTCTGTGGAGGAAGGCAAAGAATACCACCACCACAAcagtagcagtagcagcagcTGCAACAACAACGACCGTGGTGCTCGTGCCGTCGTCAAGGGCAAGCGGACGAAGCGGCGCAGGGTCCACCTACCGCCGGCCTCGGCACTCGCGGGGCCGACCACCTCGTCCGCGTCCTCCGCCGAGTTCTCCAGTAGCATCACCGAGGAAGACGAAGACATGGCCAATTGCCTC comes from Musa acuminata AAA Group cultivar baxijiao chromosome BXJ3-3, Cavendish_Baxijiao_AAA, whole genome shotgun sequence and encodes:
- the LOC103973386 gene encoding uncharacterized protein LOC103973386 encodes the protein MVGRAPLISSTSDPQSLDSIASLLGPFPSPTHSSSGVSRSSSMHNHSPSLLLNRTGSFRADALGHTALHLVGNLCFALFVVGVLAFSIIAATYRPDDPLLLPSSPSAASSKITAFLTSSTNATFRPDDAPLRTGEDFLNASSSSASTDDPAAIHLADLPDSNTSSAAATAAGGDSTDCDDAAPINCADPEVFHLMMRATIESFRDVHFYRFGKPVRGGDGGGGSCDMAWRFRPKDAKRAGFYKDYRRFEITRSRGCVYSIVRIGDYHTGVNARKKKKPKKGANDGAGEFAINKIPISSQASVPLVVPVVGESVNDSLPVVESEGKFSSSRYLIYSGGGDRCKNMNHYLWSFLCALGEAQYLNRTLVMDLTICLSSKYSSTNQDEEGKDFRFYFDFEHLRDSASVLDQRQFWNDWALWQKKDKLSLHLVEDLRITPMKLAKVKGTLIMRKFGAVEPDNYWYRVCEGETESVIQRPWHLIWKSPRLMDIVSGIASRLKWDFDSVHVVRGEKASNTQQWPNLAADTSPEALLSTLRDKIEGGRHLYIATNEPDTSLFDPLKDKYSTHFLDDFKDLWGENSDWYEETKKLNNGIPVEFDGYMRGEVDTEVFLRGKKQLETFNDLTGDCKDGVNTCRTAS